A window from Armatimonadota bacterium encodes these proteins:
- the fliD gene encoding flagellar filament capping protein FliD: MSISGVTFSGLSSGIDSDSIIQRLLTIEAQPIGRLQNQQQQIRSRQTLLQQLKGLMGTMSGAAMSLNSAQAFSPVSAKSSDEEVATLSAGTNATAGTYNLTVSKLATSHKISTTAQTDVSSALSLSGLLVINGKGVTVEASDSLTALAQKINSAQANVVASVINGGTGAAYLTLTSGDPGADNKVQISDASGTVASTLGLASGSASIREAITNGATSAGFESSTTAIGELWGTTGLSSAGFTINGVSVSVNLQTQSLADLVNTINAAGTGATASVRSEETDGVTSYYLDITGASTPTFVDTDGALAALGILQKGYGNQLIAAQDAEFTLDGVSLTSSTNSVTEVIPDVTLNLLKANVTTPEASVLTLTQDNTAVKDKVKEYVNAYNGIIDFIKSNTSFDKETYAAGQLFGDSLVQQVEDTLSNLIFSDVDGLTTAYDNVAQLGFSFGDGGKLKLDEAALDKALATNPSAVAAVFIAKGQTTVSSLQYVSSTSKSVASGVGQYDISISQVATKGSYTAEAAQTSVTATSENLTFSGSLFGSTNYVMTVPSGSSQTAIVNLINADEKLKDLLLASIESGSLKLTSKKYGANGNFAVVSNVAAAANSSGIGTSSAGAAVTGVDVAGTINGETATGNGQYLTGDSGNDTTDGLQILYTGTATGNVGSLTFTKGTAALIEETVSTFTDSITGFFTTNDKSLQDQIDTIDQTISDLEERLTLKQQQLKQKFAAMEAAMSQLQQQMNSLSAINR, from the coding sequence ATGAGCATTTCCGGCGTGACCTTTAGCGGCCTGAGCAGTGGAATCGACAGCGATTCCATCATCCAGCGATTGCTGACCATCGAAGCGCAGCCGATCGGCCGCCTCCAGAACCAGCAGCAGCAGATTCGCAGCCGGCAAACGCTTCTCCAGCAGCTTAAGGGTCTGATGGGGACGATGAGCGGAGCGGCCATGAGTTTGAACTCGGCTCAGGCCTTTTCGCCCGTTTCTGCCAAGTCCTCCGACGAAGAGGTCGCGACGCTCTCCGCAGGCACCAATGCGACCGCCGGTACCTACAATCTTACGGTATCCAAATTAGCCACATCGCACAAGATCTCGACAACCGCTCAGACGGACGTCTCCAGCGCCCTCAGCCTGTCCGGGCTCCTCGTGATCAACGGCAAAGGGGTCACCGTCGAAGCCTCCGATTCCTTGACCGCTCTTGCGCAAAAGATAAACTCCGCGCAGGCAAACGTGGTTGCAAGCGTCATCAACGGAGGCACCGGCGCCGCGTACCTGACATTGACATCCGGCGATCCGGGCGCCGACAACAAGGTCCAGATCTCGGACGCGAGCGGAACCGTCGCCTCGACGCTTGGCCTGGCGAGCGGAAGCGCCTCCATACGCGAAGCCATCACCAACGGCGCGACATCCGCGGGCTTTGAGAGCTCGACCACCGCCATCGGAGAGCTTTGGGGGACGACGGGGCTCTCCAGCGCAGGATTCACGATCAATGGGGTCTCGGTCTCGGTAAACCTGCAAACCCAGAGCCTCGCTGACCTGGTGAACACGATCAACGCCGCAGGAACCGGGGCAACGGCAAGCGTCCGCTCGGAAGAAACCGATGGTGTCACCTCCTACTATTTGGACATCACCGGCGCCTCGACTCCAACCTTTGTCGACACGGACGGGGCCCTGGCCGCTCTCGGCATCCTGCAGAAAGGCTATGGCAACCAGTTGATCGCGGCCCAGGACGCGGAGTTTACGCTGGATGGTGTGAGCCTCACGAGCAGCACGAACTCGGTCACCGAAGTCATTCCGGACGTGACGCTGAACCTGCTCAAAGCCAACGTCACCACCCCAGAAGCCTCGGTCCTGACCTTGACCCAAGACAACACGGCTGTCAAGGACAAGGTAAAGGAGTATGTCAACGCCTACAACGGGATCATCGATTTCATCAAGTCGAACACGAGCTTTGACAAGGAGACCTATGCAGCCGGGCAGCTCTTCGGCGATTCGCTCGTGCAGCAGGTGGAGGATACGCTTTCAAACCTCATCTTTTCGGATGTTGACGGACTCACTACGGCTTATGACAACGTGGCGCAGCTTGGGTTCTCGTTTGGCGATGGCGGCAAGCTGAAGCTTGATGAAGCTGCATTGGACAAGGCACTTGCCACAAATCCGTCGGCCGTGGCCGCGGTGTTCATCGCCAAGGGGCAAACCACGGTATCCAGCCTGCAATACGTGTCGAGCACCTCAAAGTCCGTGGCTTCTGGAGTGGGACAGTACGACATCTCCATATCGCAAGTCGCGACGAAAGGGTCCTACACGGCCGAGGCGGCTCAGACATCAGTCACCGCAACCAGCGAAAACCTAACGTTTAGTGGGAGCCTCTTTGGCAGCACAAACTACGTGATGACGGTGCCTAGCGGATCGAGCCAAACCGCGATTGTCAACCTGATCAACGCGGACGAGAAGTTGAAGGACTTGCTGCTTGCGAGCATCGAGAGCGGCTCGCTGAAACTCACGAGCAAGAAGTACGGCGCCAACGGCAACTTCGCGGTTGTGAGCAATGTCGCCGCGGCGGCCAACTCGAGCGGCATTGGCACGTCCAGTGCGGGCGCGGCTGTCACCGGCGTCGATGTAGCCGGAACGATTAACGGCGAGACGGCGACGGGGAACGGCCAGTACCTGACCGGAGATTCGGGCAACGACACGACCGACGGTTTGCAGATCCTCTACACGGGTACTGCCACGGGCAACGTGGGAAGTCTGACGTTTACAAAGGGAACGGCGGCGCTGATCGAGGAGACCGTCTCAACGTTCACCGACAGCATCACGGGCTTCTTCACAACGAACGATAAGTCGCTGCAGGACCAAATTGACACGATCGACCAAACCATCAGCGACCTCGAAGAGCGGTTGACGCTCAAACAGCAGCAACTCAAGCAGAAGTTTGCGGCAATGGAAGCGGCGATGTCCCAGCTCCAGCAGCAGATGAACAGCCTCTCGGCGATCAACAGATAA
- a CDS encoding HAMP domain-containing protein, protein MSGLSVSTRLTLWNVATAGVLVALLGLGVSWKARTDLLEGADRELRQRADRFQRSGFGRMMPPMLGPASGMAPGMGPGRSQPGQPPGNPAGLGRGENPPPYPGSVPSPQPGEPPHQAQEGGQISTQSRPGQGLRRGQRRVAPPQADGTTPGQMPPANGPLAGPMGQRGPGMQRQGGQPQPTDTLRPRLLNDLETAKVRGSDPAWDFAAFQDALQGKESTTTVDLQGESYRIYTRPLPQESPDRVVQLAHPLSATYRAINGINRTLLAFTPLSLLLVALAGFFVTRKALRPVGEMAAAAETITAQSLAGRLQTRGADEFAALGQTINGMLGRLERAFRELEDAIELQRRFTADASHELRTPLAAIKANTSLALTGGERQAADYRQAIESIDAAAERMSVLVQDLLTLARADGGRIALDRESLDLRDAIETSVAAYQGKGAPIEVTMPMEAVSVLGSELALVRLFENLLSNAARHAPKDGRIEVAVAEAEGYVEVTVSDSGEGVDDEQMQHLGERFFRAEKSRARSEGGFGLGLAICRSIAEAHQGSLTFSRSPLGGLSATVRLPR, encoded by the coding sequence TTGAGCGGCCTGTCGGTCTCGACGCGCCTGACGCTCTGGAACGTCGCCACCGCCGGCGTGCTCGTGGCCCTGCTGGGCCTGGGCGTTTCATGGAAGGCCAGGACCGACCTGCTCGAGGGCGCGGATCGTGAGCTCAGGCAGCGTGCCGACCGGTTCCAGCGGTCCGGCTTCGGCCGCATGATGCCGCCGATGCTGGGGCCCGCCTCCGGGATGGCCCCAGGCATGGGCCCAGGCCGATCACAACCTGGACAGCCCCCAGGTAACCCCGCGGGCCTTGGACGGGGCGAAAACCCGCCGCCATATCCGGGCAGCGTGCCTAGTCCTCAGCCCGGGGAACCGCCTCACCAGGCTCAAGAGGGCGGGCAGATCTCAACTCAAAGCAGACCAGGACAGGGACTTAGGCGCGGGCAGAGAAGGGTTGCGCCCCCACAAGCAGACGGAACGACCCCGGGCCAAATGCCTCCAGCGAATGGGCCGTTGGCCGGCCCAATGGGACAACGTGGACCGGGAATGCAGCGCCAGGGCGGCCAGCCTCAGCCGACCGACACCTTAAGGCCCCGGCTTCTGAACGACCTGGAAACCGCCAAGGTTAGGGGCTCGGACCCCGCCTGGGACTTTGCGGCTTTTCAGGACGCCCTCCAGGGAAAAGAATCCACAACCACCGTGGACCTTCAGGGCGAGTCGTACCGCATCTACACGCGCCCGCTCCCGCAAGAAAGCCCAGACCGCGTGGTCCAACTCGCGCACCCACTTTCCGCGACGTACCGCGCGATCAACGGGATCAATCGCACCCTCTTGGCGTTCACGCCGCTCTCGCTGCTGCTCGTGGCTCTGGCCGGCTTCTTTGTCACAAGGAAGGCGCTGCGGCCCGTCGGCGAGATGGCCGCTGCGGCAGAAACCATCACGGCCCAGAGCCTGGCGGGGCGCCTCCAGACCAGGGGCGCGGACGAGTTCGCAGCCCTGGGCCAGACCATCAACGGCATGCTCGGACGGCTCGAACGGGCGTTCCGTGAATTGGAGGACGCCATCGAGCTGCAGCGCAGGTTCACCGCGGACGCCTCGCACGAGCTTCGAACGCCGCTCGCTGCTATTAAAGCCAACACAAGCCTGGCGCTCACCGGGGGCGAACGGCAAGCGGCGGACTACCGTCAAGCAATCGAGAGCATTGACGCGGCGGCGGAGCGCATGAGCGTGCTCGTTCAGGACCTCTTGACGCTCGCTCGCGCCGATGGCGGGCGCATTGCGCTGGACCGGGAGTCCCTCGACCTTCGCGACGCGATCGAGACCTCGGTTGCGGCCTATCAGGGCAAGGGCGCCCCGATCGAAGTCACGATGCCAATGGAGGCCGTTTCGGTGCTGGGCTCCGAACTGGCTTTGGTCAGGCTGTTCGAAAACCTCCTGAGCAATGCCGCCCGGCACGCGCCCAAAGACGGCAGGATCGAGGTCGCCGTCGCCGAAGCCGAAGGCTACGTGGAGGTCACCGTGTCGGACTCGGGCGAGGGTGTGGACGACGAGCAGATGCAGCACCTTGGCGAGCGCTTCTTCCGGGCCGAAAAGTCGCGGGCACGATCGGAGGGCGGCTTCGGCCTCGGGCTCGCCATTTGCAGGAGTATCGCCGAGGCGCACCAAGGTTCGCTCACCTTTTCACGGTCCCCGCTGGGCGGCCTGTCCGCCACAGTTCGGCTTCCCCGGTAA
- a CDS encoding response regulator transcription factor: protein MKILVVEDEAAISSVIERGLREAGYEVAVCDNGLDGLEAAEGRTAGLMILDLMLPKMDGWQVCERIRADRNPMPILMLTALDALDERVKGLDCGADDYLTKPFAFPELLARVRALLRRDKLHKSRVICAADLEIDTGARTVTRSGKDIRLTPREFDLLEALAANEGRVLTREVIQDRVWMADDRYSNTVDAFIRLLRKKVDAEFDLKLIHTIHGVGYSLRADGGADI from the coding sequence ATGAAGATCCTGGTGGTCGAGGACGAAGCGGCGATCTCGTCGGTGATCGAGCGCGGGCTGCGCGAGGCCGGCTACGAGGTCGCTGTCTGCGACAACGGCCTGGATGGATTGGAAGCCGCTGAGGGCCGCACGGCAGGACTGATGATCCTCGACCTCATGCTCCCCAAAATGGACGGCTGGCAGGTCTGCGAACGAATCCGCGCGGACCGCAACCCCATGCCGATCCTCATGCTCACCGCGCTCGACGCTCTCGATGAGCGGGTCAAGGGGCTCGACTGCGGTGCGGACGACTACCTCACCAAACCCTTCGCCTTCCCGGAGCTTCTGGCTCGAGTGCGTGCGCTCCTGCGCCGCGACAAACTCCACAAGAGCCGCGTGATTTGCGCCGCCGATCTGGAGATCGACACCGGCGCGCGAACCGTGACGCGGTCCGGAAAGGACATCCGGCTGACGCCAAGGGAATTCGACCTTCTGGAGGCGCTCGCGGCCAACGAGGGGCGCGTGCTGACCCGCGAGGTGATTCAGGACCGGGTCTGGATGGCCGACGACCGCTATTCGAACACTGTGGACGCCTTCATTCGGCTGCTTCGCAAGAAGGTGGACGCCGAGTTTGACCTGAAGCTGATTCACACCATTCACGGCGTCGGCTATTCGCTTCGCGCAGATGGAGGGGCGGACATTTGA
- a CDS encoding HDOD domain-containing protein — MQENPSNIVELRSRLADRQAPSDAPPQATDVNEEQSLQEWRSHSVRFLVRRSIQDLPAPPAVLMRILHCSEQENTSAAELEKMIATDQALSAKVLRVVNSAYYGLSGRVSSLSQAIVIVGMQQVRNLALSIASLSMIKATTSRQRALHQRFWRQSLGAAIGAQELARKKQMPAKAIEEAYVGGLLHDVGRLFLFTNFTDTHLDVASRAERDGRPLPDVELETFGVTHMEVGEELAINWNFPPHLTACIRDHHGPFDASTAPGLLVIHLADLAAELAFEEQAPSIPMDPAAAQWADFSDESLAAFAQVVKEKVEACEGVVMSEAA, encoded by the coding sequence ATGCAAGAAAACCCGTCCAACATTGTCGAATTAAGAAGCCGGCTGGCCGACAGGCAAGCTCCGAGCGACGCGCCACCACAGGCAACGGACGTGAACGAGGAGCAGAGCCTTCAGGAATGGAGGTCCCACTCGGTTCGGTTCCTGGTCAGGCGATCCATCCAGGACCTGCCTGCCCCTCCGGCCGTGCTCATGCGCATCCTCCACTGCTCAGAACAAGAGAACACCAGCGCCGCCGAACTCGAAAAGATGATTGCGACCGATCAGGCGCTTTCAGCCAAGGTCTTGCGCGTGGTCAATTCGGCGTACTACGGGCTTTCGGGTAGGGTGTCCAGCCTTAGCCAAGCTATTGTCATCGTGGGGATGCAGCAAGTTCGCAATCTGGCGCTCTCGATCGCATCGCTCAGCATGATCAAGGCGACGACCTCACGTCAGCGGGCCTTGCACCAGAGGTTCTGGCGACAGAGTCTTGGCGCGGCCATCGGCGCCCAGGAGCTGGCTCGCAAGAAGCAGATGCCCGCGAAAGCCATCGAGGAAGCGTACGTTGGAGGGCTCCTTCACGACGTTGGGAGGCTCTTCCTATTTACGAACTTCACCGACACCCACCTCGATGTCGCCAGCCGGGCGGAACGCGATGGCCGCCCCCTGCCAGACGTCGAGCTTGAGACCTTTGGGGTCACCCACATGGAGGTTGGCGAGGAACTCGCCATCAACTGGAACTTCCCTCCGCACCTGACGGCTTGCATCCGCGACCACCACGGCCCGTTCGACGCCTCAACCGCCCCAGGACTCCTCGTCATTCACCTGGCGGACCTAGCCGCAGAGCTGGCCTTCGAAGAGCAAGCCCCGTCCATCCCGATGGATCCTGCCGCAGCTCAGTGGGCAGACTTCAGCGACGAGAGTCTAGCCGCCTTTGCGCAGGTGGTCAAAGAAAAGGTCGAGGCCTGTGAGGGCGTGGTGATGAGCGAAGCGGCTTAG
- a CDS encoding methylcrotonoyl-CoA carboxylase, with the protein METLGSRLHLEDEQLRQNHDAMESLVADFRERLRVAKLGGGEEAVAKHKSRGKLLARERIEALIDPGAPFLEFSALAAHGMYDGGAPCAGIITGIGPIHGRPCVIVANDATVKGGTYFPVTVKKHLRAQEIALENHLPCIYLVDSGGAFLPLQSEVFPDRDHFGRIFYHQALMSARGIPQIAAVMGSCTAGGAYVPAMSDETVIVRGQGTIFLGGPPLVKAATGEEVTAEDLGGADVHTRLSGVADHIAEDDAHALEIVRNIVACLGSRPRLWGLDSSDPQDPAFDPKDLYSLVPVDPRQPMPMREVLARFIDGSRFQEFKANYGTTLLCGFARFHGHLAGVLANDGILFSESALKGAHFIELCCRRGVPIVFFQNITGFMVGRKYENEGIAKNGAKLVTAVSTANVPKFTVVVGGSYGAGNYGMCGRAYQPRQMWMWPNARISVMGGEQAAGVLATVKQDQLTAKGQPMSDQELSDFKAPILAKYSEESSALYATARLWDDGVIDPVDTRRVVALGIEAAQYAPIPPAGFSMFRM; encoded by the coding sequence ATGGAAACCCTCGGCAGCCGGCTACACCTCGAAGACGAGCAGCTTCGGCAAAACCACGACGCGATGGAGTCGCTCGTCGCAGACTTTCGCGAAAGGCTGCGCGTCGCAAAGCTGGGCGGGGGCGAGGAGGCGGTCGCCAAGCACAAGTCTCGCGGCAAGCTGCTCGCGCGAGAGAGAATCGAGGCGCTCATCGATCCCGGCGCCCCGTTTCTGGAGTTCAGCGCACTGGCCGCGCACGGCATGTATGATGGCGGAGCGCCCTGCGCGGGCATCATCACCGGCATCGGGCCGATCCACGGCCGACCCTGCGTCATCGTCGCCAACGACGCGACGGTCAAGGGCGGCACCTACTTCCCTGTCACGGTCAAGAAGCACCTTAGGGCTCAGGAAATCGCGCTGGAGAACCACCTTCCCTGCATCTATCTGGTGGACTCCGGCGGCGCGTTCCTGCCCCTGCAGAGCGAAGTCTTCCCCGATCGCGACCACTTCGGGCGGATCTTCTATCACCAGGCCCTGATGTCGGCTCGCGGCATCCCGCAGATCGCCGCTGTGATGGGTTCCTGCACGGCAGGCGGCGCTTATGTGCCTGCCATGAGCGACGAGACCGTTATCGTGCGCGGCCAGGGCACGATCTTCCTGGGCGGGCCACCCTTGGTCAAGGCAGCGACGGGCGAAGAGGTCACCGCTGAGGACCTCGGCGGCGCGGACGTGCACACGCGCCTGAGCGGCGTGGCCGACCACATCGCCGAAGACGACGCTCACGCGCTCGAAATCGTGCGCAACATCGTCGCCTGCCTCGGCTCACGGCCCCGCCTGTGGGGACTCGACTCCTCCGACCCCCAGGACCCTGCGTTTGATCCCAAAGACCTTTATTCTCTTGTTCCCGTCGACCCGCGCCAGCCGATGCCGATGCGTGAGGTGCTCGCCAGGTTCATCGATGGCAGCCGCTTCCAAGAGTTCAAGGCCAACTACGGGACGACCCTGCTTTGCGGCTTCGCTCGGTTCCACGGGCACCTTGCCGGGGTGCTCGCCAACGACGGAATCCTCTTCAGCGAGTCTGCCCTCAAAGGCGCGCACTTCATCGAGCTGTGTTGCCGGCGCGGCGTACCCATCGTGTTCTTTCAGAACATCACGGGGTTCATGGTGGGACGCAAATACGAGAACGAGGGCATCGCCAAGAACGGCGCGAAGCTGGTCACGGCGGTCAGCACGGCCAACGTTCCCAAGTTCACGGTAGTCGTCGGTGGAAGCTACGGGGCCGGCAATTACGGGATGTGCGGGCGCGCCTATCAGCCGCGACAGATGTGGATGTGGCCGAATGCGCGCATCTCCGTGATGGGCGGGGAGCAGGCCGCCGGGGTGCTCGCGACGGTGAAGCAGGACCAGCTCACAGCCAAGGGTCAGCCGATGTCGGACCAGGAATTGTCTGACTTCAAGGCCCCCATCCTTGCCAAATACTCGGAGGAGTCCTCGGCCCTGTACGCGACCGCGCGACTCTGGGATGATGGGGTGATCGACCCTGTGGACACGCGCCGAGTGGTGGCTCTGGGGATCGAGGCCGCGCAATACGCTCCGATTCCGCCTGCGGGCTTCAGCATGTTCAGGATGTAG
- a CDS encoding ATP-binding cassette domain-containing protein: MVHTKGLRKDFVDNKGKVVQAVKDVSFTAHPGQVYGLLGVNGAGKTTVLRMLSTVLTPTAGTASVAGFDVASHPEKVRASIGFMSTSTAIYGRLNPKEFLRFFGGLYGLEGTRLLERVEAVMDRLCIHEFADRLCDKLSTGQKQRVSIARTILHDPPVLFFDEPTVGLDVVTSQTVLEFIEEARGQGKTIVFSTHIMSEAERLCDDVGVIHEGEIRGKGSVPQLLEETGAQSLEKAFLKLVEHGQVAA; the protein is encoded by the coding sequence ATGGTTCACACAAAGGGCCTTCGAAAGGACTTCGTCGACAACAAAGGCAAGGTCGTCCAGGCGGTTAAGGACGTAAGCTTCACCGCTCATCCCGGGCAGGTGTATGGGTTGCTCGGCGTGAACGGGGCAGGGAAGACCACCGTTCTGCGCATGCTCTCGACGGTTCTGACGCCCACCGCCGGCACAGCGTCTGTGGCAGGATTCGACGTCGCCTCCCACCCCGAGAAGGTCCGAGCTTCGATCGGCTTCATGTCCACTTCCACCGCGATCTATGGGAGGCTGAACCCCAAAGAGTTCCTCAGGTTTTTTGGCGGGCTATACGGGCTGGAGGGCACCCGGCTACTGGAGCGGGTTGAAGCAGTCATGGACCGTCTGTGCATCCACGAGTTCGCCGATCGCCTCTGCGACAAGCTCTCGACGGGGCAAAAGCAGCGAGTTTCCATCGCGCGGACGATCCTGCACGACCCTCCTGTGTTGTTCTTCGACGAGCCCACCGTGGGGCTGGATGTTGTGACCAGCCAGACCGTGCTCGAGTTCATCGAGGAGGCACGCGGCCAAGGCAAGACCATCGTCTTCAGTACCCACATCATGAGCGAGGCCGAAAGGCTCTGCGACGACGTGGGCGTGATCCACGAAGGGGAGATTCGAGGCAAAGGCTCGGTACCGCAGTTGCTTGAAGAGACCGGCGCCCAGTCGCTCGAAAAGGCCTTTCTGAAGCTGGTGGAGCATGGGCAGGTGGCGGCGTGA
- a CDS encoding caspase family protein, which translates to MRRLWVLPLFIALVPALGLGQSWRTAYEAGLADARSGSWEKARESFKQAAAYRAEDVSGPTVLPGPATERQRWRNGAPYSPNFLAAYCSYRIGQASVAQDAKIKSLNTSADELNTLLAKNQVSYEAVYFLSQIYTQLGNMQKRTELDQRLQSAGTLSWKVDTEPVAPEDLAVVAQMSGKAAPGGTDVRTTNPGAGTPPVQPGVTIPSGPMTRVPTVLNKFALLIGNTESRLEGAKIPFASEDSMLVRESLVTSAGYAESNVDMVQNATAGQMMAAAKALAERIPDGATVFIFVAGPGVNINGKDYLAGVDTELATDTRSMVAKSDLYAPFIAKGARVFAFFEANRPVVAGRYFGMEVPMFGSISQTQGTIPGEQVHSQVFNGRTVGVFANALSAVIGDFRSNRIPIHEFGWQVFYKIRKGDTGDVPGASRQTPTLPVLTNLAADARF; encoded by the coding sequence ATGCGACGTTTGTGGGTATTACCGCTCTTCATCGCCCTTGTGCCGGCTCTCGGCTTGGGGCAATCCTGGCGCACGGCCTATGAGGCCGGGCTCGCGGACGCGCGTTCTGGCTCTTGGGAGAAAGCACGGGAATCGTTCAAACAGGCGGCAGCCTATCGCGCCGAGGACGTTTCGGGCCCCACCGTGTTGCCGGGACCCGCGACGGAGCGCCAGCGATGGCGCAACGGAGCGCCCTATTCGCCCAACTTCCTGGCGGCCTACTGCTCCTATCGGATCGGCCAGGCAAGCGTGGCGCAAGACGCCAAGATCAAGAGCCTCAACACCTCTGCAGATGAACTGAACACCCTGCTCGCGAAGAACCAGGTCAGCTACGAGGCGGTTTACTTCCTCTCGCAGATCTACACTCAGCTCGGCAACATGCAGAAGCGAACCGAGCTGGATCAGCGATTGCAGTCCGCCGGCACGCTCTCGTGGAAGGTGGACACCGAGCCCGTGGCGCCCGAAGACCTCGCGGTGGTTGCCCAGATGTCGGGCAAAGCGGCCCCTGGCGGCACGGACGTGCGAACGACCAACCCCGGCGCGGGAACGCCCCCGGTGCAGCCGGGCGTGACGATTCCTTCGGGTCCGATGACCCGGGTCCCGACGGTGCTGAACAAGTTTGCGCTCCTCATCGGCAACACTGAGAGCCGGCTGGAAGGCGCGAAAATCCCGTTTGCATCTGAGGACTCGATGCTGGTCCGTGAGTCTCTCGTGACGAGCGCCGGTTACGCCGAATCGAACGTGGACATGGTCCAGAACGCGACGGCGGGCCAGATGATGGCCGCCGCCAAGGCGCTGGCCGAACGCATTCCCGACGGGGCGACCGTGTTCATCTTTGTGGCCGGGCCGGGCGTGAACATCAACGGCAAGGACTACCTTGCCGGCGTGGACACAGAGCTCGCGACCGATACCCGCTCGATGGTGGCCAAGTCCGACCTCTACGCCCCGTTCATCGCCAAAGGCGCCCGCGTGTTCGCGTTCTTCGAGGCCAACCGCCCCGTCGTGGCGGGCCGCTACTTCGGGATGGAAGTGCCCATGTTCGGCAGCATCTCGCAGACGCAAGGCACCATCCCCGGCGAGCAGGTTCATTCCCAGGTTTTCAATGGCAGGACCGTTGGCGTTTTCGCCAACGCGCTCAGCGCCGTGATTGGTGATTTCAGGTCCAACCGTATTCCGATTCACGAGTTCGGTTGGCAAGTGTTTTATAAGATCCGGAAGGGAGATACTGGAGATGTGCCGGGCGCCAGTAGGCAGACACCCACGTTGCCCGTGCTAACGAACTTGGCAGCCGACGCCCGCTTCTAG
- a CDS encoding ABC transporter permease, with protein MNPSFHVFLKEGREMLRDKRVVQSALFGPVFLVIMFVMLFGFLQSTVGKKEGQKIHFVKVSPEPSLLKDLREQSKANLIEVASAKAGEEMVRKGDAKVVLVFPADFDAAIARGELARFKAIFDKEQPSSQIALAKVQERALAQGKIITASALAKHNLPVALANPILIDPQPVERKGGGMGGFLAGMMPYLIVIWAFYGGFSQASDLVAGEKERSTLETLFISPVSRLKIALGKFYSLTTLCFVSSVSSLVAVIVTASLPMAMTKKLFENGVQLTALGVFSILTVIIPLSMMFAGILLAVSAYARNTREAQSHLTLVSFIVLMPAIFSQVIGYTDFAKALWVSFVPILNSASVLRSAMLGNFELVPFLVTLGVNLVLAAIALRLVVMMFGKERVLWRI; from the coding sequence GTGAACCCCTCGTTCCACGTGTTTCTCAAAGAAGGGCGCGAGATGCTTCGCGACAAGCGCGTCGTCCAGTCGGCGCTCTTTGGGCCCGTTTTCCTGGTCATCATGTTCGTGATGCTCTTCGGCTTTCTCCAGTCCACGGTGGGCAAGAAGGAGGGCCAGAAGATCCACTTCGTCAAGGTGAGCCCGGAGCCGTCGCTCCTCAAGGACCTGCGCGAACAGAGCAAGGCGAACCTGATCGAAGTGGCCTCCGCCAAGGCGGGCGAGGAGATGGTCCGCAAGGGTGACGCGAAGGTTGTGCTGGTTTTTCCGGCGGATTTCGACGCCGCGATTGCACGTGGCGAGCTCGCACGGTTCAAGGCGATCTTTGATAAGGAGCAGCCGTCGTCTCAGATAGCCCTCGCGAAGGTGCAGGAACGGGCGCTCGCCCAAGGCAAGATCATTACGGCATCGGCGCTCGCCAAGCACAATCTGCCCGTCGCTCTGGCAAACCCTATCCTCATCGACCCTCAGCCGGTCGAGCGGAAGGGTGGCGGCATGGGGGGCTTTCTTGCCGGGATGATGCCCTACCTGATCGTCATCTGGGCCTTCTACGGCGGGTTCAGCCAAGCCTCGGACTTGGTCGCGGGCGAAAAGGAACGATCGACGCTGGAGACTCTGTTCATCTCTCCGGTCTCGCGGCTTAAGATCGCCCTCGGGAAGTTCTACAGCCTGACCACGCTCTGTTTTGTCAGCAGTGTGTCGTCGCTCGTTGCGGTGATCGTAACCGCCAGTTTGCCGATGGCGATGACCAAGAAGCTCTTCGAGAACGGCGTCCAATTGACGGCGCTCGGTGTGTTCTCTATCCTCACGGTCATCATCCCTTTATCGATGATGTTCGCCGGGATATTGCTCGCGGTGAGCGCCTATGCGAGGAACACCAGGGAGGCGCAAAGCCACCTCACGCTCGTGAGCTTCATCGTGCTGATGCCGGCGATCTTTAGCCAGGTGATCGGCTATACGGACTTCGCAAAGGCGCTTTGGGTGAGCTTCGTTCCGATCCTGAATAGCGCGAGCGTACTCCGCTCGGCGATGCTCGGGAACTTCGAACTGGTTCCGTTCTTGGTGACTCTTGGAGTGAATTTGGTTCTCGCCGCAATCGCGCTAAGGCTGGTAGTCATGATGTTTGGGAAGGAACGGGTGCTGTGGCGGATATAG